The genome window TGATTTAGGCCTTGTCTAATTTACGAACTATCACAccactgctctgggtttactctctatgctgtcatCGTTTATATGCAGATTAGTATACACAAatcttataatataattatactcTTTATGTTAACACTGacgttttctttaaaagaaattattcaaaactctTCGGTGGCCTTGTAAAGTGGTTGAATTAATCAGAATCGTGCGAAATCTGTCAGTTGCAAAAAGCTATTATTTAGGAGAAatccaatatttattttatttattttttcgcAGATAAAGACGTGAAGGCCTTATCAAAACAGCAAAAACACGCGTGCCTAGGAGATGTCGCTTTCAACAACAGATGAAGTCCTCCTCGTTGCATCTCTTTCCGTGTACTCAGTTGTTGGGGTGACTGGCAACGTTTTGATCCTTCTAGTGTACCATAGAAAATCAGCCAAATTATCACTTGTGAGCTTTATCAGGCTTTTGGGCATCGTGGATTTGTTGGTGTGCGCTTTGATCATACCTTACACAATTACCTTCGAGCTGCACTATGTGCAAAATGACTTCACTTGTCGTCTTTTCGAATTTGTGCGCCATTTTACAGTTTTGGCTTCAAACGCGACTCTCTTGGCCATTGCCGTAGAACGGTATTATGCTGTATGTCGTCCTCTCCAAAGGTTGGAAGAGGAACAAATCGCCAAGGGAGTGACTGTGATCGCTATAGTAAGTCTGTTAATGGCCTTACCTTCAGTTTTCATGTTTGCCGTGCTTGCACCGGAAGTCGACTCCTATTTAACATTGAATCAAACGGGGACAATTCCCAATGAAAGTAACATCCGAGAATTCTGTCATTTTACCCCGCAGTATTTAGGTGAAAACGGAACACTGCTGTATCAAGGTTTCCTGGTCTTTCTTTTCTTCGGAGGAGTTATTGTGCTGATCATTTTCTATTCGTTGGTATACACAGCCGTCTGGAAACGCACGAAAACGTGGAAGCTAAACCAAGTGGTACCAACAAGCGCTATAAAACTTCCCTCCACCTTTTTCACCATTGCTACCATAGAAACTGGGTGTGACGCTGAACCAAGTAAAAGCAATACTACTGTGACCAAAGAATCGCCATGTTTTCAGAACAGGTCTAATTTTCTTACTGTTCCAAGCTTCCGGCACGACGAAAGCAAACCCGTCAGTGAAAGAGACAAAGTCTTGAATGTACCAGATAAAAACGAGCAGAGTATATCTAAACCTAAGACACTATCAGACATGGGTTATTCTGAAAACTCGTCAAATACGTCAAAGAAGAATAGAAAGCAGTGGGATGCTTCACACGTCAGAGGCTGGGAAACCCGACCACCATAAAACAGCTACGATGCTTTTTGTGTGCACTTTGGTTTTTGTGATAACCTGGATTCCTTTTTGGTTGGATATTTTCAACATAACACATTCCGTTCCGTTacgttttcagttttttatCAGTTACGCCAGTAATCCGGTAATTTACGGAATAGTGAACAAAGAGGTGAGGGCATCTATTTCCTGCCTGCTGGCTGACTGCGTGTCAACGCTGAGAACAATATATCAGACCTGAAAAGGGATGATGCTATGTAAAACAATGCCAACTACTTCTAATGTAATTGAAAAATTATGAAACCTTCGCTGAAATCATTAACGGAAGCTCTTAAATGTACCACCAATtggaaaaacaaatacaaatatagggTATATGTAGAAATACAGAAGTGTGCGTTATAAGCCGGAAatatattgtttgattttgcCTTTTAAACGCTAGTTTCGGGGTTCAATTTCAAATCTAGTCATACCTAAGATTTGAAAATCGGTAATCTTGGTACTACCCCGCCAAAATTAGGAATAAAATAAGATGAAAGTAAAATCTTATCAAcagggtgtcagtatactgagGTGGGGGCGTCCGGTGTGTTCAATTGGGCGTcgagtctggtgtcttcagcatggcgttccagtgagggaGCCCTATACATCTATCGGCACAGGGTCCAGACTGCTACACGGAGACAGTCttgatatgaccgaaaaatgTTGAACGCGAATTTTTCACTACTTCCATGGCAGTtatttttatgggtgaaggaaaacgAAAAGCCCGGCGTAACAACCGACTTTTGTCAATTTTTGCGTCGTCGACCGTTTATTGCGATCTGCAGTTAGGGTGGGGAAATCAAATGTGTGTAAGGGAAGTGGAACAAAACCATTAAGGAGAAACTCGTGAATAATCATAACGGAATGCCTGATGGTGTTAATTTAGATTTGAATGGTACCATGTGAACTGACATGCAGTTCCATGAGAACAAATGGCAAGAATGACGTTGTACAGGGAGCTGTGCTCAATATTGTGTACCATAACTTTTTGAGAAGACGGAAAACGGAAACCCGGTGTAAGTTAATCAACGAAGGAAAATAcattaaaaagtatttttttatacattgaaagaaaaaagcaGATTGCTTTTGACAAATGATATTTTCGAAATATGACGCATTCCTTTGGGCAAAGAACTGGACGCCTTCGAGACTGTGATACACTCTACTGTCCACACACGACCGCGCAAATACTTTATAATGTAACTTTAACGGTGAAGAGTCACTGCTCCTGATATTCAATGAGCCTCAACCGATGACctccatttctgtttttcacaaaCCATGATCAATATTTTAGTGGTCTTTAACAAATATCTGTATTATCAGAGCAAAACTCGATTaagtagaaaaaacaaaattagttGTCAGTGCAATAACATGCAATAGACATGGACTAAGCccacaacatatacatatgaaCTTTCGGAGGTTGCGTCGACGAAATTCGcatgttaatatatttaaaggACAAGTACAAGATCTCTGATAATGCTTTCAGGGAATTTGCATGGTAAGCTGCTGTCTTCTGAAGACTTGCATAGTAAAGGGTATGATAAACGTCCTTAACAGTCAGTATAACATAGCTGTTAGAACTATCAGCTGTACATGGCTGTACAAAGTATTTCTCTACCGTAATAAAATTGGCTAAAATTGAATaaactgaatgactgattgCCGTTTAATAATTTAATGATTTTGCACTTACATCACGCAGGTAAGGTTTACTGGTGGAGGAAATCTGTATATAACTGACGAACCCCATGACTTAAATCCGCAGCGAAAACCtttgagagctggatttgaacatgcaatcTAATTGGTAACAGGCCTGATAATCGTAACGAGCCAGTGCTTTGACCGTCTGAGCCCCTCTCAAAACTAGCAGCATATACGTGTCGCTGCATGAGTGATGGCACTCATTTAGGACAAACGCCCCATGTAAGAAACTTCATATGTTCTTCATTTAATGCAAGTCCCTTAGAATGCAAGTTCGCACAGAATATTTTCTTAGCTATTTTCAAGAATCAGGAAAACAACAAGATCAAAGTTTTATTCGACACATTTTCAGATCTGGACCAACTGAATGAGGAAGGCATTTGGACATCAGATTCCTTAACATATGATATGGTACAGATACCTGTCAGTAATTGTACGCACAGgtgacatgatttatttatttatttgattgatgtttgcgccgtactcaagaatatttcacttatacgacggccgccagcacggaggagacccacgaccatccgcatgttgctggcagaccttcccacttacggccggagaggaagccagcatgagctggacttgaactaacagcgaccgcactggtgagaggcttctgggtcagtacgctgcgctagcgcgctaatcgactgagccacggaggcccccacaggTGACATGACATGACTAGAATTGGCAAAACACCTGCTCCCCCAGGGAATGATCTTCGACCACTGCTCTAGGCTGACAGGTTGTAATTCAGTTGCTTTAAATACCATACCAGTGGAACCTTCTCGAAATTTACATAATCAACGGGGTCTCGAAAGCCTTGCGATAGCGGTAAAAACAAGGTATCGCCCACCCCGGTCTCAAAACATTCGGTATGAAGATTGCCAGGTGACTGGATAGACTATGCTAAACAAACACAACCATATTCACATACTGAAATTTAcgaagaaatgaaataaatgtagaatatatgaaaataaatttgacattATAACCACAGGAAAAGAGAGTGTTCTTTACTCAACAACTTCAGGCTATCTTGTGATAACGAATAAGAGCGTCGCAATCTGTGCGTCAAGTACTACATAAACGTCAATCATCGACCGGTTTAAAAGCCACTTGGCTATATTTCCAGTATAGATGATGTAGCTTATCGTCCTAGGTGATGACTTTTTTATCTCCTAAACAAGATCTTTTGTTGCTTAACAACATCAGAGTAGCGGAATCTTTTCTACAACGCAATAACCCGACAATTATATATAGTTAAAACTATATATACTTGTTAATGTCTGCAATTGGCATCTCGGGACATGACGTATGGGTAGATAGAACACATTCAACCCATCTTCACGCTCTTGGATATTTTAAGTTCAGCACTTACTGTTATAGTGCCATTATTTACATCAAAGTGGTATGACAGTATGACAATCAAGCGATACATGTAGAAGCAGAAATTGACTATTAATGGTTGTCAAGGTAActtataaacattaaaacattctgTTCCACTGTGATCCTAAGAGATATATGTAGATGCCTGGAATTTAGATTGTATATCACCTGCCTTGGTTAGATTTAGCATGCATATAAAACTATACGCCTCTAAGGAAGGTGTCGTTATGTAGATTTTTAGTATCGAGATCACATGTTGGTAACTGTGTGACGTCAACGGTGGGGAAACTCGTGGCCTAAGCTATAATCACAACCAGTTAACATCAGCGAAGTCAAAAACCAAAACCGATGAAACTGACGAGAGACAGTGAGTTGAACGCAAAAGTGAGCTGAATGGAAAAGACAGCGGGTGTTGAATAAGCTGTGAAAAAAGGGCAACTCACGAGAACTTCGTTTTAgccgatgtacatgtactttatgcgGATATGCTGATTTTAACCTGATATATTGCAGTCTACATGTGAATACAATGCTCATGGAAACCCTACCAAGGCATTTTATGGAAAACGtgtatatcagaattttgccaAATATATCGTCAATAATTTCCTACAAAGTAATAATAAATTTCCAATAAAGTCCAAGATTTCTGGGAGTGATAAACAATTTCACCGCGTCTGTCAACAATTTTGGAACATTCTCTTACTTACCGACTGAGACAACTCAATGCTGAAATTCTGTGAAGAGAAATAAGTTTGTCTTGCCAATCATCTCTACCGCAAGCAATGATTCTGACGTCAATATTGCGCATACCAGTGGAATATCGTCGTCAGAGATTCTGTTATCACAActacttttttatttgacctATTATATCTCTGGCTGGTTTTCTGGCAGCTCAGTTTGGTGCACCCGAGCTATATTTCATGCTATTTGTGTGAACCATTGCATCGCTTGCGGTAGACCTCTTCATCATGGCAGATGTTTTACCACTGCTCGACGCAAGCTTGTCACTGGCCTAAGTTGGCTCATTCCGTTTCCTTAGGTTTGCCTCCAGCTCTTGGATGTGGTTCGTATGCGTTTATTTCTACAGGAAATCTCTTTCAGGTGGAATGGATAAGCAATCCTTTACGGTCCACATGCGTTGGTTTCCTTTTTTGTGTAGCAATAATTCCAATGTTCAGTAGCCATGGTGATCGCTCAGATCAAGATTCTGAGGctggtgaaaatgttgaagaacaAACGGCCACCTAATTTTACAGCCGCTACAAGGACCCTCCACGATAACTGTCACATTAATGGCCGTGATGTATACGCTGTGTTTGGTTCTCTTCGTTATTCTCAGATGTTCAGGAATTTTTGTGGACTGGAAAATATAAGAAACACACATTCAGGTGCTATCTGCACTGGAAAAATCCACTCTCTTCTTCTACACGATTTCCAAATTTGTAAATCCGTTCATATACGCAATTCACAACCATGAGTTTCGTTTAGAATTAAAAAAAGATGCTCAAGATTTAAATTTTGAGTCCATTCCATGAGGCTATTGACATAAACTTTGCATAGAAATATTCACTGGTTTGAGTTGAGTTTTCGGAAAGAGCCACGTCCTTTAaatgtgatttgatttattaatgtgtataataatgtacatattaatgAGGTTGTTTCTTTAATCAATTTACTTGGCCGTTACAGGACAATTATCAAGTCTTGTTTTCCGTGCTGTGGGCATACCGCTACGACTAGATCCTGGCAGAACAGACTTGCCTCCCCTTTTGTAATTTCACAACGATATCGAGGATATATTGGATGTTTAATAGCTGAATTTGTCCACGTCGAAAGTCTCGCAAATCGGTCTCTGTTTGCAATGAACTCGAAAGAACGCACGCATCGGTTGTGCAACACAGCTCCGATCGTTCCGAGACGAAAATatcctttgtttatttatgtgctgAGGGGCCACAATTAAAGGTGTTTTCAGAATGGCCGAATATTGTATGTTATATTGAttcgatgtatttatttaagtttaCAAATTACGATTCGGAAGAATTTGTGTAGTTTGCTAGAGCGTCAAGTCAGCCAGCTGGTCCCTTCGTCACCCTCAGCAAGGTTTGCCGCAACGATACAGCTCACCGTTTATACATCTTCAGGGTCACACGATATTTATAGAATTTAAACAGGCCAAAAGACAGTCAGCCAGTCTTGTGCAGATTGTCGATTCTAGAGTTTTGCCAGTGTAAACCGCGTATGCTAAATACTCaacaagaaatgtttttatGAACTCGTGTTTCGCCGTCTTCTCAGAACATACATATGCGAACATACTTGATGTATATCAACAGTCAAGGAAGATCGAACTGAGAAATTCTCTtaataataatacagtaataatgAGGTGAACAGGTCAGCGGAAGATTGGCCCGGTGAGTACATGAAATGCAGGAGGACTGAAAGTatcatatttaagagaactgaAATTAACCTTGTTACAAATAATCAGGACTGACGTCAGATTTAAGCCTAATTTCACGTTACATCATTAATGTTGTCGTCTTGTGTGATGTGTTTCTATAATACTTTTATGtagatatattatataatacattTCTGCACTACTTCTTTATGTAAGTATACCATGTACCCACAGTACTGTTATTGCATCGATTGTCTTTTGAAATTGCTACTGACTATTAAGACTACGTAGGGTAAGCTATAATTGTACTTTCAGATGGCTACTAACTTTGATCCTcaatattttgtacacatgaaaGACTGTCGGATTCACATAAGCTACATAAAGCTGAGCTGATTTACGTGAAATCGCCCGTTATTTAAAGGAAAGAAGAGCAGaaaaatgatcattgatttgaGTCCAGTGAAAACTGTCGCTACAACTATATTAGTGCAATAGTAGTATATGCAATAGGGGTTCTGGCACactcccctccccctcccctcccttggagccctccccataacaaatagaggctcccaacccccattccctgaacacccACCACTTGgcaaataggggctcccagccccatctcgaggcctatacacactataggttctggcgcacgcccaccccccccccccccttggggccctccccagaacaaatagaggctcccagccccttcCCGTGTCGCAGTTAGACACATCGGTTTTTCGGTCTATCCCCCACCGAAACACGTACCAGAACGACAAAACAAACATGGCGTCTAATGTCATCTTCGACTGCGCTGAGCTCATCGCCGCTTGCGAGCCGCCAAGGCCTCCGGCAAGCTGCTTTCGACGGTCTTCTCGATTGAAACCTCTGCCCGCCCGGGCCCCAACGGTACGAAGTACATGGGGCTCCACGCCGCCACCCCCAGGCAAGAAGGGGCGGCTGATGGTGCGAGTTCTCAAGGAGAAGCACGTCGGCCAAATCCCACCCCTGGAGAACACGAAGGCCCACCGCTAACGCCACCCCCACTCTCAATGTGCAGCTATACAAGGACCGCGTCGAGACAGACGACCAAGGCGGCTCCTTTGAGCCCTGCCCGGCGGCGACCAGAAGTCCGAGTACTTCCGCGTCCGCCAGTTCGTCGATGAATCCTTCAACGCGACGATGAAGGAACGCCTAACCGACGGGACCATCATCCTCCGGGATGCTCGCCGCAAGGACTATCCGCCCGGCGTGATTGTCGTGCCCAACACCACGACCGTCCCGCTCTTCCAGACCCACGTGTCGATGGAGGCTAAGATGGATCCCGGTACAGAGCTGGCGAATCCGATCTGCCGCACGAACATGAAGTTCGACAAGGACACGGGTCTCCCCAAAAAGGCCACATTCTTCGACTACACGAAGGCCCACCGCGACGCCAAGACCGACAAGCGCACCTATGAGCCTTTAACCTTTGACGGCCACCCGGTGACGGCGCACAATGTCCACCTCATCCGCTCCCACTCGGTCTTCAGCGGCATCGTCAATATGAACGCCGTCTGCGCCTCGAACATGGGCCTCTTCATTCCCTCAGAGATGGAGGTGGTCATCGTGGAGCCGCCCGCCAGCCACAGTATCACGGTCCACGACGTCTTCGAGCTCGACGACGGCGACACCGCAGCCAGCCGCCGTATCACCAAGGGGGGttgctagcgcaaaaaatccgaaGCTCGCCGTTAAgatggtgattaattggtaacaggttgagctataaaccaggcctttttgGACCagggttcgagccccacactgggcacctccccagaacatcattcggaaagagcgtttatcagctcttgccgagctagttttcggccgcgatctataagctgttttttcgtgctttcatcaaTCTCTACGGccttgaatgccttacgagacttggcgcgtatctcctgcttcagatcagagtagttcttgagctcctgaacgatttgcttgaactcCACGTCTGAAaaaacaccatcagataatgccgtagatacctgagcacggatgctgttaagtttggcctcagccaacagccgtatatcgttatgtttcttggcctttgcgtgaagccggcggctaacgaattttccggcgacatttaagacaccgcaagctagggccgcagtttccatggccaagacagcaggggctgcaattattgttgtgagtagtcccacgtCTGCAACCCCTaatcccaaaccggccgtgagcaaggccgaatcaagggcctcggcggacaagacaccacgccggtactttttgtacaaggcccggcggagatctcgctcagattcaagctgcctctgtatttcgctgatatacagcaggcgatgggcgtgcgccacgccctccggcggcgcggtcgcggccaaggggttttcaaccataatcgtcggcgcggtcggggccaagggggggtcatccgtaatcgtcggcaaggagtcttcatccgtgatcgttgggtacagtcgccccatattgtccgtcctacgaatcaacaacgtcggttagctctaaattgtcatcgggattactaacacgaaagcggtGAAGGCCTATGCCGCACTCTAAATTGAttgcatcgagatttaaaacgcccccCACgacgactc of Liolophura sinensis isolate JHLJ2023 chromosome 13, CUHK_Ljap_v2, whole genome shotgun sequence contains these proteins:
- the LOC135480760 gene encoding vasopressin V1a receptor-like, which produces MSLSTTDEVLLVASLSVYSVVGVTGNVLILLVYHRKSAKLSLVSFIRLLGIVDLLVCALIIPYTITFELHYVQNDFTCRLFEFVRHFTVLASNATLLAIAVERYYAVCRPLQRLEEEQIAKGVTVIAIVSLLMALPSVFMFAVLAPEVDSYLTLNQTGTIPNESNIREFCHFTPQYLGENGTLLYQGFLVFLFFGGVIVLIIFYSLVYTAVWKRTKTWKLNQVVPTSAIKLPSTFFTIATIETGCDAEPSKSNTTVTKESPCFQNRSNFLTVPSFRHDESKPVSERDKVLNVPDKNEQSISKPKTLSDMGYSENSSNTSKKNRKQWDASHVRGWETRPP